Proteins from a single region of Spodoptera frugiperda isolate SF20-4 chromosome 8, AGI-APGP_CSIRO_Sfru_2.0, whole genome shotgun sequence:
- the LOC118275360 gene encoding uncharacterized protein LOC118275360: MIRTLALVCLLVPFIGAFEVGFKRRFDAVNLFNAFKDVPRSNASAAKDKWVNVERPYSAEGFEPLQMWCPADDYSFCILTDETSYAAGVQISVRVDAFTPVYDMDDLGFKNWEPEVNGETIAYYTKAEYFVAPDAETRINYPDPDKNIIRNDYVTVEGFKDQVVKIAKYAKDLDTVFTKQACFLWMGLHYYYNMSEELECSSTTMFTWFPLYDGGELNAIGFMVPGTLTVGRGQADNFEHPPETAVKLIVPRGPQCMYDDVGENGVTTMHVYFTEHPRRITCLFG; the protein is encoded by the exons ATGATCCGCACACTCGCTCTCGTCTGCCTTTTGGTACCATTCATTG gtgcTTTCGAAGTTGGcttcaaaa GGAGGTTCGACGCAGTCAACCTCTTCAATGCCTTCAAAGACGTCCCTCGCTCTAACGCCTCTGCCGCCAAAGACAAATGGGTGAATGTGGAGAGACCCTACAGTGCTGAAGGATTTGAACCCCTGCAGATGTGGTGTCCCGCAGACGACTACTCGTTCTGTATCCTTACTGACGAAACTTCTTACGCTGCTGGTGTGCAAATCTCG GTGCGTGTTGACGCATTCACTCCTGTTTATGACATGGATGATCTTGGTTTCAAAAACTGGGAACCCGAAGTTAACGGAGAGACCATTGCGTACTACACCAAGGCTGAGTACTTCGTAGCCCCTG ACGCCGAAACTCGTATCAACTACCCCGACCCTGATAAAAATATCATCAGAAATGATTACGTAACGGTAGAAGGCTTCAAAGACCAGGTGGTGAAAATAGCAAAGTACGCTAAGGACCTCGACACTGTATTCACTAAGCAAGCTTGCTTCTTATGGATgg GTCTCCATTACTACTACAACATGTCTGAAGAACTGGAATGCAGCTCTACCACCATGTTCACCTGGTTCCCCTTGTACGATGGTGGTGAGCTCAACGCCATTGGATTCATGGTGCCCGGAACATTAACCGTGGGTAGAGGACAGGCCGACAATTTCGAACACCCCCCTGAGACCGCAGTTAAG CTGATCGTGCCACGTGGCCCCCAGTGCATGTACGATGATGTCGGAGAGAACGGTGTCACCACCATGCACGTGTACTTCACCGAGCACCCCCGCAGGATCACCTGCTTGTTCGGTTAG